One stretch of Streptomyces peucetius DNA includes these proteins:
- the gyrA gene encoding DNA gyrase subunit A, translated as MADENTTVTPEEEPIVPGVGMRVEPVGLETEMQRSYLDYAMSVIVSRALPDVRDGLKPVHRRVLYAMYDGGYRPEKGFYKCARVVGDVMGTYHPHGDTSIYDALVRLAQHWSMRMPLVDSNGNFGSPGNDPAAAMRYTECKMMPLAMEMLRDIDEETVDFQDNYDGRNQEPTVLPARFPNLLINGSAGIAVGMATNIPPHNLREVAAGAQWALEHPEASHEELLEALIERIKGPDFPTGALVVGRKGIEEAYRTGRGSITMRAVVEVEEIQNRQCLVVTELPYQVNPDNLAQKIADLVKDGKIGGIADVRDETSSRTGQRLVIVLKRDAVAKVVLNNLYKHTDLQTNFGANMLALVDGVPRTLSLDAFIRHWVTHQIEVIVRRTRFRLRKAEERAHILRGLLKALDAIDEVIALIRRSDTVDVAREGLMGLLEIDEIQANAILEMQLRRLAALERQKIVQEHDELQAKINEYNAILASPEKQRGIVSEELAALVEKYGDDRRSKLVPFDGDMSIEDLIAEEDIVVTITRGGYVKRTKTDDYRSQKRGGKGVRGTKLKEDDIVDHFFVSTTHHWLLFFTNKGRVYRAKAYELPDAGRDARGQHVANLLAFQPDEQIAEILAIRDYEAVPYLVLATKGGLVKKTPLKDYDSPRSGGVIAINLRETESGEDDELIGAELVSAQDDLLLISKKAQSIRFTATDDALRPMGRATSGVKGMSFREGDELLSMNVVRPGTFVFTATDGGYAKRTAVDEYRVQGRGGLGIKAAKIVEDRGSLVGALVVEETDEILAITLGGGVIRTRVNEVRETGRDTMGVQLINLGKRDAVVGIARNAEAGREAEEVEGTEEADAVPAEAAAEGTQSSAGEHEE; from the coding sequence ATGGCCGACGAGAACACGACAGTGACGCCCGAAGAGGAGCCCATCGTTCCGGGCGTGGGCATGCGTGTGGAGCCCGTGGGGCTCGAGACCGAGATGCAGCGTTCGTATCTCGACTACGCGATGTCCGTCATCGTCTCGCGTGCGCTGCCCGACGTGCGGGACGGCCTCAAGCCCGTCCACCGCCGCGTGCTGTACGCGATGTACGACGGCGGATACCGGCCCGAGAAGGGCTTCTACAAGTGCGCCCGCGTCGTCGGCGACGTCATGGGCACCTACCACCCGCACGGTGACACCTCGATCTACGACGCCCTGGTCCGCCTGGCCCAGCACTGGTCGATGCGCATGCCGCTGGTGGACTCCAACGGCAACTTCGGTTCTCCGGGCAACGACCCGGCCGCCGCCATGCGGTACACCGAGTGCAAGATGATGCCGCTGGCCATGGAGATGCTCCGGGACATCGACGAGGAGACCGTCGACTTCCAGGACAACTACGACGGCCGCAACCAGGAGCCGACGGTCCTGCCGGCGCGCTTCCCGAACCTGCTGATCAACGGCAGCGCCGGTATCGCCGTCGGTATGGCCACCAACATCCCGCCGCACAACCTCCGCGAGGTCGCGGCCGGCGCGCAGTGGGCGCTGGAGCACCCCGAGGCCTCGCACGAGGAGCTGCTCGAGGCGCTGATCGAGCGGATCAAGGGCCCGGACTTCCCGACCGGCGCGCTGGTGGTGGGCCGCAAGGGCATCGAGGAGGCGTACCGCACCGGTCGCGGCTCCATCACGATGCGGGCGGTCGTCGAGGTCGAGGAGATCCAGAACCGCCAGTGCCTGGTGGTCACGGAGCTGCCCTACCAGGTGAACCCGGACAACCTCGCGCAGAAGATCGCCGACCTGGTGAAGGACGGCAAGATCGGCGGCATCGCCGACGTCCGTGACGAGACGAGTTCGCGCACCGGCCAGCGTCTGGTGATCGTGCTGAAGCGCGACGCCGTCGCCAAGGTCGTGCTGAACAACCTGTACAAGCACACCGACCTGCAGACGAACTTCGGCGCCAACATGCTGGCGCTCGTCGACGGAGTGCCGCGCACCCTGTCGCTGGACGCGTTCATCCGCCACTGGGTGACGCACCAGATCGAGGTCATCGTCCGGCGCACCAGGTTCCGGCTGCGCAAGGCGGAGGAGCGGGCGCACATCCTGCGCGGTCTGCTCAAGGCGCTGGACGCGATCGACGAGGTCATCGCGCTGATCCGGCGCAGCGACACGGTCGACGTCGCCCGAGAGGGCCTGATGGGCCTGCTCGAGATCGACGAGATCCAGGCCAACGCCATCCTCGAGATGCAGCTGCGCCGGCTGGCCGCCCTGGAGCGCCAGAAGATCGTGCAGGAGCACGACGAACTCCAGGCGAAGATCAACGAGTACAACGCGATCCTCGCCTCGCCCGAGAAGCAGCGCGGGATCGTCAGCGAGGAACTGGCCGCGCTCGTCGAGAAGTACGGCGACGACCGGCGCTCCAAGCTGGTGCCCTTCGACGGTGACATGTCCATCGAGGACCTGATCGCCGAGGAGGACATCGTCGTCACGATCACGCGTGGCGGCTATGTGAAGCGCACGAAGACCGACGACTACCGCTCCCAGAAGCGCGGCGGCAAGGGTGTGCGCGGCACGAAGCTGAAGGAAGACGACATCGTCGACCACTTCTTCGTCTCCACCACCCACCACTGGCTGCTGTTCTTCACCAACAAGGGCCGGGTCTACCGGGCCAAGGCGTACGAGCTCCCCGACGCCGGCCGCGATGCGCGCGGTCAGCACGTCGCCAACCTGCTCGCCTTCCAGCCGGACGAGCAGATCGCCGAGATCCTGGCGATCCGCGACTACGAGGCAGTGCCGTACCTGGTCCTCGCCACCAAGGGCGGTCTGGTGAAGAAGACGCCCCTGAAGGACTACGACTCCCCCCGTTCCGGCGGCGTCATCGCGATCAACCTCCGGGAGACGGAGAGTGGCGAGGACGACGAACTGATCGGCGCGGAGCTCGTGTCCGCACAGGACGATCTGCTGCTCATCAGCAAGAAGGCACAGTCCATCCGCTTCACCGCGACGGACGACGCGCTGCGCCCGATGGGACGTGCGACATCCGGCGTCAAGGGGATGAGTTTCCGCGAGGGCGACGAACTGCTCTCGATGAATGTCGTCCGGCCCGGTACGTTCGTGTTCACTGCCACAGACGGCGGGTACGCGAAGCGGACCGCTGTCGACGAGTACCGCGTCCAGGGCCGCGGCGGTCTGGGTATCAAGGCCGCCAAGATCGTGGAGGACCGTGGGTCCCTCGTCGGGGCGCTGGTGGTCGAGGAGACCGACGAGATCCTCGCCATCACCCTTGGCGGCGGTGTGATTCGTACGCGAGTCAACGAAGTCAGGGAGACGGGCCGTGACACCATGGGCGTCCAACTGATCAACCTGGGCAAGCGCGATGCCGTCGTCGGCATCGCTCGTAACGCCGAGGCCGGTCGTGAGGCCGAAGAGGTCGAAGGGACCGAGGAGGCCGACGCAGTGCCGGCCGAGGCGGCAGCCGAGGGCACACAGTCCTCGGCCGGGGAGCACGAGGAGTAG
- a CDS encoding DUF3566 domain-containing protein gives MTDTRGQQPPYQMYGGDQPAPQQVGQPYHPPQAYPSPGGTQGGQQRTGQEAGAAVRRPRTGARTTPRTRKARLRVAKADPWSVMKVSFLLSIALGVCTVVAAAVLWMVMDAMGVFSTVGGTISEATGSNEGNGFDLQSFLSLPRVLIFTSVIAVIDVVLATALATLGAFIYNLSAGFVGGVELTLAEDE, from the coding sequence GTGACGGACACCCGGGGGCAGCAGCCCCCGTACCAGATGTACGGCGGCGACCAGCCTGCCCCGCAGCAGGTCGGCCAGCCGTACCACCCTCCGCAGGCGTATCCCTCGCCTGGCGGGACTCAGGGCGGACAGCAGCGGACCGGCCAGGAAGCGGGCGCGGCGGTGCGCCGGCCCCGCACAGGGGCCCGTACGACGCCGCGTACGCGCAAGGCACGGCTTCGGGTGGCCAAGGCCGACCCGTGGTCCGTGATGAAGGTCAGCTTCCTGCTGTCCATCGCGCTGGGCGTGTGCACGGTGGTCGCCGCCGCCGTGCTGTGGATGGTCATGGACGCGATGGGCGTCTTCTCGACCGTCGGCGGAACGATCAGCGAGGCGACCGGCTCGAACGAGGGCAACGGCTTCGATCTCCAGTCGTTCCTCTCGCTGCCGCGGGTGCTCATCTTCACCTCGGTCATCGCGGTGATCGATGTGGTGCTGGCCACAGCGCTGGCAACGCTCGGAGCCTTCATCTACAACCTCTCCGCCGGTTTTGTGGGCGGTGTCGAGCTCACGCTCGCCGAGGACGAGTAG
- a CDS encoding DLW-39 family protein, with translation MKKLLLVALAAIGGLLVYRQIQADRAEQDLWTEATDSVPAGSGV, from the coding sequence GTGAAGAAGCTCCTCCTGGTCGCACTGGCCGCCATCGGCGGGCTCCTCGTGTACCGCCAGATCCAGGCGGATCGCGCCGAGCAGGATCTGTGGACGGAGGCGACCGACTCCGTGCCCGCAGGTTCGGGTGTGTGA
- a CDS encoding serine/threonine-protein kinase, with protein MGEVFAGRYELIDPIGRGGVGAVWRAWDHRRRRYVAAKVLQQSDAHTLLRFVREQALRIDHPHVLAPASWAADDDKVLFTMDLVSGGSLAHVIGDYGPLPVRFVCTLLDQLLSGLAAVHAEGVVHRDIKPANILMEATGKGRPHLRVSDFGISMRKGEPRLTETNYVVGTPGYFAPEQMLGAEPDFTADLFAVGLVALYLLQGRKPDSQALVEHFAEHGTPSAPQGIPEPLWQVIAGLLQPDPQARFRSATGARKTLTTALELLPEPAPGEEPVEVFDQLGPLPAGFGPNGPEAASQPTPGQAAAPVQQTAPPSETGSFHLAPPPQQPPTRPPHSAQPHPQPQPQAQPPAAMPVVGDSAPSPAQVAPAAPATAPVAAHVVSPLQTQQIQQAPPPFGGPSTHTYTAQSPQVPRPGAAKRPGPPPKVAVPVLLVAVLCFAVGIWALTRV; from the coding sequence ATGGGTGAGGTCTTCGCTGGTCGGTACGAGCTGATCGACCCGATCGGACGCGGTGGCGTCGGCGCGGTGTGGCGTGCCTGGGACCACCGCCGTCGCCGGTACGTGGCGGCGAAGGTGCTGCAGCAGAGCGATGCGCACACCCTGCTCCGTTTCGTACGGGAGCAGGCGCTCCGGATCGATCATCCCCATGTCCTCGCTCCGGCCAGTTGGGCCGCGGACGACGACAAGGTGCTGTTCACCATGGACTTGGTGAGCGGCGGCTCCCTGGCTCATGTCATCGGTGACTACGGGCCGCTGCCGGTGCGGTTCGTGTGCACCTTGCTCGATCAGCTGCTGTCCGGACTCGCGGCGGTGCACGCGGAGGGGGTCGTGCACCGCGACATCAAGCCGGCCAACATCCTGATGGAGGCGACGGGGAAGGGGCGGCCACACCTGCGCGTCTCCGACTTCGGGATCTCCATGCGCAAGGGTGAGCCCCGGCTGACCGAGACCAACTATGTGGTGGGTACGCCCGGTTACTTCGCGCCGGAGCAGATGCTGGGCGCCGAGCCGGACTTCACCGCGGACCTGTTCGCGGTGGGCCTGGTCGCCCTGTATCTGCTGCAGGGCAGGAAGCCGGACTCGCAGGCCCTGGTCGAGCACTTCGCCGAGCACGGCACACCGAGCGCCCCCCAGGGAATTCCGGAGCCGCTCTGGCAGGTGATCGCGGGGCTGCTGCAGCCGGACCCGCAGGCGCGGTTCCGCAGCGCCACAGGGGCGCGTAAAACCCTCACGACGGCCCTGGAGCTGCTTCCCGAGCCGGCGCCGGGCGAGGAGCCCGTCGAGGTCTTCGACCAACTCGGTCCGCTTCCCGCGGGCTTCGGCCCGAACGGGCCGGAAGCCGCCTCGCAGCCGACTCCCGGCCAGGCCGCCGCACCGGTGCAGCAGACCGCTCCCCCGTCGGAGACAGGCAGCTTCCACCTGGCCCCACCACCTCAGCAGCCGCCCACCCGGCCGCCGCACAGTGCCCAGCCTCATCCGCAGCCCCAGCCTCAGGCCCAGCCGCCGGCCGCCATGCCGGTCGTGGGCGACTCCGCACCGAGCCCGGCTCAGGTCGCCCCTGCCGCTCCCGCCACCGCTCCTGTCGCCGCGCATGTGGTCTCCCCCCTGCAGACCCAGCAGATCCAGCAGGCTCCGCCTCCGTTCGGCGGGCCTTCCACTCATACGTACACCGCTCAGAGCCCTCAGGTTCCACGGCCGGGCGCCGCAAAGCGGCCGGGACCGCCCCCGAAGGTCGCGGTCCCGGTACTGCTCGTCGCTGTTCTGTGCTTCGCGGTGGGGATCTGGGCGCTGACCCGGGTCTGA
- a CDS encoding helix-turn-helix domain-containing protein gives MDAAQQETTARARELQRSWYGEPLGALFRRLIDDLGLNQARLAGVLGLSAPMLSQLMSGQRAKIGNPAVVQRVQALQELAGQVADGSVSAVEATARMDEIKKSQGGSVLTATNQSSGTSGGPTVRRVVREIQSLLRSVAAAGDIIDAADSLAPTHPELAEFLRVYGAGRTADAVSHFESHQS, from the coding sequence ATGGACGCAGCGCAGCAGGAGACGACCGCAAGAGCCAGAGAACTGCAGCGCAGCTGGTACGGGGAGCCGCTCGGCGCTCTCTTCCGTCGCCTCATCGACGACCTGGGGCTCAATCAGGCCCGGCTGGCAGGTGTCCTCGGGCTCTCCGCCCCCATGCTGTCCCAGCTGATGAGCGGTCAGCGCGCCAAGATCGGCAATCCCGCGGTGGTCCAACGCGTCCAGGCGCTGCAGGAATTGGCCGGCCAGGTGGCAGACGGCAGCGTGAGCGCCGTGGAGGCGACTGCCCGGATGGACGAGATCAAGAAGTCCCAGGGAGGCTCCGTCCTCACCGCCACCAACCAGTCGTCCGGCACCTCGGGAGGGCCGACGGTCCGCCGCGTGGTGCGTGAGATCCAGTCCCTCCTCCGTTCGGTCGCGGCGGCCGGAGACATCATCGACGCGGCGGACTCCCTCGCCCCGACCCATCCGGAGCTGGCAGAGTTCCTCCGGGTGTACGGCGCAGGGCGTACCGCCGACGCGGTCTCCCACTTCGAGTCGCACCAGAGCTGA
- a CDS encoding DUF6344 domain-containing protein, translated as MAACKVRNLWDAFITAFFALLASVGLTTTTTGAAAAAAQPVAQSADEPADTIRPQARRATVPAQSRRTATRPAPTARERSLPPTMKQRISAEAHGSSPSVRHLPAVDTSGADLARSLAATLGAAASAGTPSASAADPAVTESARTAEPAAPAASAGSAGSAASATPATSAAPPASATPSAGTVDGGSGGGSSAGGPAAAADATGSPSAVPAAEAPATDPAHSPAAGAAVVTGSDAAPADAAAEDSTAAGSGVVVPADFRAAQAARSAHDARIAEEIRAEQEIRAALTALVAA; from the coding sequence ATGGCCGCCTGCAAGGTCAGGAATCTGTGGGACGCGTTCATCACGGCGTTCTTTGCTCTGCTTGCCTCGGTGGGGCTCACCACCACCACCACCGGCGCCGCTGCCGCAGCGGCTCAGCCCGTCGCGCAGTCGGCGGACGAACCGGCCGACACCATCCGCCCCCAGGCGCGGCGCGCGACCGTGCCGGCCCAGAGCAGGCGAACGGCCACCCGGCCGGCGCCGACAGCACGGGAGCGGTCACTGCCACCGACGATGAAGCAGCGCATCAGCGCCGAGGCACACGGCTCGTCGCCCTCCGTGCGACACCTGCCCGCTGTCGACACGAGCGGCGCCGATCTGGCCAGGAGCCTCGCAGCGACTCTGGGCGCGGCCGCTTCCGCCGGTACGCCGTCGGCCTCCGCCGCTGATCCAGCCGTCACCGAGTCTGCTCGGACGGCCGAGCCTGCTGCGCCCGCCGCCTCGGCCGGATCTGCCGGATCTGCAGCGTCTGCCACTCCCGCCACCTCTGCGGCCCCTCCCGCGTCTGCCACCCCCTCCGCAGGAACGGTGGACGGCGGTTCCGGCGGGGGCTCGTCGGCCGGTGGTCCGGCTGCCGCGGCCGACGCGACCGGTTCACCGTCGGCCGTGCCCGCTGCCGAAGCTCCGGCAACCGACCCGGCCCACTCGCCGGCGGCGGGCGCCGCGGTCGTCACGGGTTCGGACGCGGCCCCGGCCGACGCTGCCGCCGAGGACTCGACGGCCGCGGGTTCCGGCGTCGTCGTTCCGGCCGACTTCCGGGCCGCGCAGGCCGCTCGCAGCGCGCACGACGCGCGCATCGCGGAGGAGATCCGCGCCGAGCAGGAGATCCGCGCCGCGCTCACCGCGCTCGTCGCAGCATGA